From Pseudomonas vanderleydeniana, the proteins below share one genomic window:
- a CDS encoding LysE/ArgO family amino acid transporter → MWQSYVNGLLVAAGLIMAIGTQNAFVLAQSLRREHHLPVAALCVICDAILVTAGVFGLATVLAHNPTLLAVARWGGAAFLIWYGSLALRRACSRQSLQQGEGQAARSLRAVLLSALAVTLLNPHVYLDTVLLIGSLGAQQTEPGAYVVGAASASLLWFFTLALGAAWLAPWLARPATWRVLDLLVAAMMFGVAAQLIAAG, encoded by the coding sequence ATGTGGCAGAGTTATGTGAACGGCCTGCTGGTCGCTGCCGGGCTGATCATGGCGATCGGCACGCAGAACGCCTTCGTCCTGGCCCAGAGCCTGCGCCGCGAACATCATCTACCGGTCGCCGCGCTGTGCGTCATCTGCGACGCGATCCTGGTGACCGCCGGCGTGTTCGGCCTGGCTACCGTGCTCGCGCACAACCCGACGCTGCTGGCCGTCGCCCGCTGGGGAGGCGCGGCGTTCCTGATCTGGTACGGCAGCCTGGCCCTGCGCCGCGCCTGCTCGAGGCAAAGCCTGCAACAGGGCGAGGGCCAGGCCGCACGTTCGTTGCGCGCGGTCTTGCTCAGCGCCCTGGCGGTGACCCTGCTCAACCCGCACGTGTATCTCGATACCGTGCTGCTGATCGGCTCCCTCGGTGCCCAGCAGACCGAGCCAGGGGCCTATGTCGTCGGCGCCGCCAGTGCCTCGCTGCTGTGGTTCTTCACCCTGGCCCTGGGCGCTGCGTGGCTGGCCCCCTGGCTGGCACGGCCGGCAACCTGGCGGGTGCTCGACCTGCTGGTGGCGGCGATGATGTTCGGTGTGGCGGCGCAACTCATCGCCGCAGGTTGA
- a CDS encoding NAD-dependent epimerase/dehydratase family protein, with product MKILVTGASGFIGGRFARCALEQGYAVRVNGRRAEGVEHLVRRGAEFIQGDLGDPQLVRELCRDVEAVVHCAGAVGLWGRYQAFHQGNVLVTENVVEACLKEQVRRLVHLSSPSVYFDGRSHLGLTEEQVPKRFRHPYAATKFLAEQKVFGAQEFGLEVLALRPRFVTGAGDMSIFPRLLKMQRKGRLAIVGNGLNKVDFTSMQNLNEALLSCLQVTGSALGKVYNISNGTPVPLWDVVNYVMRQMQVPQVTRYRSYGLAYSVAALNEAACALWPGRPEPTLSRLGMQVMNKDFTLDISRARHYLGYEPKVSLWAALDEFCHWWQAQESGLR from the coding sequence ATGAAAATTCTGGTCACCGGCGCGAGCGGCTTTATCGGCGGGCGCTTTGCGCGTTGCGCCCTGGAGCAGGGCTATGCGGTGCGGGTCAATGGTCGCCGGGCCGAGGGCGTCGAGCACCTGGTGCGCCGTGGGGCCGAGTTCATCCAGGGGGACCTGGGTGATCCGCAGCTGGTGCGCGAGCTGTGCCGGGACGTCGAGGCCGTGGTGCATTGTGCCGGTGCGGTGGGGTTGTGGGGGCGCTACCAGGCGTTTCACCAAGGCAATGTGCTGGTCACCGAGAATGTCGTCGAGGCCTGTCTCAAGGAGCAGGTACGACGCCTGGTGCACCTGTCCTCGCCGTCGGTGTATTTCGATGGTCGCTCCCATCTGGGGCTGACCGAGGAACAGGTCCCCAAGCGTTTCCGGCATCCCTACGCGGCAACCAAGTTTCTCGCCGAGCAGAAGGTCTTCGGTGCCCAGGAGTTCGGCCTGGAAGTGCTCGCCCTGCGCCCGCGCTTCGTCACCGGGGCCGGCGACATGAGCATCTTTCCGCGGCTGTTGAAGATGCAGCGCAAGGGGCGCCTGGCGATCGTCGGCAATGGCCTGAACAAGGTCGACTTCACCAGCATGCAGAACCTCAACGAGGCGCTGCTCAGCTGCCTGCAGGTCACGGGTTCGGCCCTGGGCAAGGTCTACAACATCAGCAACGGCACGCCGGTGCCGCTGTGGGACGTGGTCAACTACGTGATGCGCCAGATGCAGGTGCCGCAGGTGACGCGCTACCGCTCCTACGGGCTGGCCTACAGCGTCGCGGCCCTCAACGAAGCCGCCTGCGCACTCTGGCCGGGCCGCCCGGAGCCGACCCTGTCCCGGCTGGGGATGCAGGTCATGAACAAAGATTTCACCCTCGACATCAGTCGCGCACGGCATTATCTGGGTTACGAGCCCAAGGTCAGCCTGTGGGCGGCGCTGGATGAGTTCTGCCACTGGTGGCAGGCCCAGGAGTCGGGGCTGCGCTGA
- a CDS encoding putative bifunctional diguanylate cyclase/phosphodiesterase, whose protein sequence is MKLELKNSLSVKLLRVVLLSALIVGVVLSCAQIVFDAYKTRQAVASDAQRILDMFRDPSTQAVYSLDREMGMQVIEGLFQDKSVRMASIGHPNETMLAEKSRDLQTSSSRWLTDLILGQERTFTTQLVGRGPYSEYYGDLSITLDTATYGQGFIVSSVIIFISGVLRALLMGLVLYLVYHWLLTKPLSRIIDHLTNINPDRPAANQLPLLKGHETNELGIWINTANQLLASIERNTHLRHEAENSLLRMSQYDFLTGLPNRLQLQQQLDKILIDAGRLQRRVAVLVVGLDDFKGINEQFSYQTGDQLLLALADRLRAHSGRLGALARLGGDQFALVQADIEQPYEAAELAQSILDDLEAPFALDHQEIRLRATIGITLFPEDGDSTEKLLQKAEQTMTLAKTRSRNRYQFYIASVDSEMRRRRELEKDLREALNRNQFHLVYQPQISYRDHRVVGVEALIRWQHPEHGLVPPDQFIPLAEQNGTIIAIGEWVLDQACRQLREWHDLGFTDLRMAVNLSTVQLHHAELPRVVNNLLQMYRLPPRSLELEVTETGLMEDISTAAQHLLSLRRSGALIAIDDFGTGYSSLSYLKSLPLDKIKIDKSFVQDLLEDDDDATIVRAIIQLGKSLGMQVIAEGVETVEQEAYIISEGCHEGQGYYYSKPLPARELGAYLKQSQRSNTAILQ, encoded by the coding sequence TTGAAGCTGGAACTCAAGAACAGCTTGTCGGTGAAGTTGCTCCGGGTCGTACTGCTGTCGGCATTGATCGTCGGCGTGGTACTGAGCTGTGCACAAATCGTGTTTGACGCCTACAAGACCCGCCAGGCCGTCGCCAGCGACGCCCAGCGGATCCTCGACATGTTCCGCGACCCCTCGACCCAGGCCGTCTACAGCCTCGACCGGGAAATGGGCATGCAGGTGATCGAAGGCCTGTTCCAGGACAAGTCCGTGCGCATGGCCTCCATCGGCCATCCCAACGAAACCATGCTCGCGGAAAAATCCCGCGACCTGCAGACCTCTTCCAGCCGCTGGCTCACCGACCTGATTCTCGGCCAGGAACGCACCTTTACCACTCAACTGGTCGGCCGTGGTCCCTACAGCGAGTACTACGGCGACCTGAGCATCACCCTCGACACCGCGACCTACGGCCAGGGCTTCATCGTCAGCTCGGTGATCATCTTCATTTCCGGGGTATTACGAGCGCTGCTCATGGGCCTGGTGCTGTACCTGGTCTACCACTGGCTGCTGACCAAGCCGCTGTCGCGGATCATCGACCACCTGACCAATATCAATCCGGATCGCCCGGCGGCGAACCAGCTGCCCCTGCTCAAGGGCCACGAAACCAACGAACTGGGAATCTGGATCAATACTGCCAACCAGTTGCTGGCCTCGATCGAGCGCAATACCCATCTGCGCCACGAGGCGGAAAACAGCCTGCTGCGCATGTCCCAGTACGACTTCCTCACCGGCCTGCCCAACCGCCTGCAGTTGCAGCAGCAGTTGGACAAGATCCTGATCGACGCCGGGCGCCTGCAGCGCCGGGTCGCGGTGTTGGTGGTCGGCCTCGATGACTTCAAGGGCATCAACGAACAGTTCAGCTACCAGACCGGTGACCAGTTGCTGCTGGCCCTGGCCGACCGCCTGCGTGCCCACAGCGGCCGCCTCGGCGCCCTGGCCCGCCTGGGTGGCGATCAGTTTGCCCTGGTCCAGGCCGACATCGAACAGCCCTACGAGGCCGCCGAGCTGGCGCAGAGCATTCTCGACGACCTGGAGGCACCCTTCGCCCTCGATCACCAGGAAATCCGCCTGCGCGCCACCATCGGCATCACCCTGTTCCCGGAGGATGGCGACAGCACCGAGAAGCTGCTGCAGAAAGCCGAACAGACCATGACCCTGGCCAAGACCCGCTCGCGCAACCGCTATCAGTTCTACATCGCCAGCGTCGACAGCGAAATGCGCCGTCGCCGCGAACTGGAAAAGGACCTGCGCGAGGCGCTCAATCGCAACCAGTTCCATCTGGTCTACCAACCCCAGATCAGCTATCGCGACCATCGGGTGGTCGGTGTCGAGGCGCTGATCCGCTGGCAGCATCCGGAGCACGGCCTGGTGCCACCGGACCAGTTCATTCCACTGGCCGAGCAGAACGGCACCATCATCGCCATCGGCGAATGGGTGCTGGACCAGGCCTGCCGGCAATTGCGCGAATGGCACGACCTGGGCTTCACCGACCTGCGCATGGCGGTCAACCTGTCGACCGTGCAACTGCACCACGCCGAGCTGCCGCGAGTGGTCAACAACCTGCTGCAGATGTACCGCCTGCCGCCACGCAGCCTGGAACTGGAAGTCACCGAAACCGGCCTGATGGAAGACATCAGCACGGCTGCCCAGCACCTGCTCAGCCTGCGCCGCTCCGGCGCGCTGATCGCCATCGACGACTTCGGTACCGGCTATTCGTCGCTGAGCTATCTCAAGAGCCTGCCGCTGGACAAGATCAAGATCGACAAGAGCTTTGTCCAGGACCTGCTGGAGGATGATGACGATGCGACCATCGTGCGGGCGATCATCCAACTGGGCAAGAGTCTCGGCATGCAGGTGATCGCCGAAGGCGTGGAAACCGTCGAGCAGGAGGCCTACATCATTTCCGAGGGCTGCCACGAGGGCCAGGGCTATTACTACAGCAAGCCCCTGCCGGCCCGCGAACTGGGTGCCTACCTCAAACAGTCCC
- a CDS encoding superoxide dismutase, with translation MAFELPPLPYAHDALQPHISKETLEFHHDKHHNTYVVNLNNLVPGTEFEGKTLEEIVKTSSGGIFNNAAQVWNHTFYWNCLAPNAGGQPTGALADAINASFGSFEKFKEEFTKTSVGTFGSGWGWLVKKADGSLALASTIGAGNPLTSGDTPLLTCDVWEHAYYIDYRNVRPKYVEAFWNLVNWKFVAEQFEGKTFTA, from the coding sequence ATGGCTTTCGAATTGCCGCCGCTGCCCTACGCACACGATGCCCTGCAGCCGCACATCTCCAAGGAAACCCTGGAGTTCCACCACGACAAGCACCACAACACCTATGTCGTGAACCTGAACAACCTGGTCCCAGGTACCGAGTTCGAAGGCAAGACCCTGGAAGAAATCGTCAAGACTTCCTCCGGTGGCATCTTCAACAACGCCGCTCAAGTCTGGAACCACACCTTCTACTGGAACTGCCTGGCGCCAAACGCTGGCGGTCAACCTACCGGTGCCCTGGCCGACGCGATCAACGCTTCCTTCGGCTCGTTCGAGAAGTTCAAGGAAGAGTTCACCAAGACTTCCGTCGGTACCTTCGGTTCCGGCTGGGGCTGGCTGGTGAAGAAAGCTGACGGTTCCCTGGCACTGGCCAGCACCATCGGCGCCGGCAACCCGCTGACCAGCGGCGACACCCCGCTGCTGACCTGCGACGTCTGGGAACACGCCTACTACATCGACTACCGCAACGTGCGTCCAAAGTATGTCGAGGCGTTCTGGAACCTGGTGAACTGGAAATTCGTCGCCGAGCAGTTCGAAGGCAAGACCTTCACCGCTTGA
- a CDS encoding ACT domain-containing protein gives MAGETSLATLLRSMSPQLNDGDYVFCSIANSSLLQGREALGSFREREGLTVILKREDAEALGLLFDYCAAWITLNVHSALEAVGLTAAFAGALGKAGISCNVIAGYYHDHLFVGRDDAERAMAVLHELTRTGA, from the coding sequence ATGGCTGGCGAAACCTCCCTGGCAACCCTGCTGCGCAGCATGAGCCCACAACTCAATGACGGCGACTACGTGTTCTGCTCCATCGCCAACAGCAGCCTGCTGCAGGGCCGTGAAGCGCTCGGCAGCTTTCGTGAGCGCGAAGGCCTGACGGTGATCCTCAAGCGCGAGGATGCCGAGGCACTGGGCCTGCTTTTCGACTACTGCGCGGCCTGGATCACCCTCAACGTGCATTCGGCGCTGGAAGCCGTCGGTCTCACCGCCGCCTTCGCCGGCGCCCTGGGCAAGGCCGGCATCAGTTGCAACGTGATCGCCGGCTATTACCACGACCACCTGTTCGTCGGTCGCGATGACGCCGAGCGCGCCATGGCGGTGCTGCACGAACTGACCCGCACAGGAGCCTGA
- a CDS encoding LysR family transcriptional regulator ArgP, whose translation MFDYKLLSALAAVVEQAGFERAAQVLGLSQSAVSQRIKLLEARVGQPVLVRAAPPSPTEIGRRLLNHVQQVRLLERDLQGQVPALDEEGQPERLRIALNADSLATWWAQAVGAFCVANHLLLDLVVEDQTVGLKRMRAGEVAACLCASERPVAGARSVLLGAMRYRALATPGFMARHFPGGVDVHSLARSPGLVFGPDDLLQHRYLAALGVEGGFEHHLCPSSEGFLRMCEAGLGWGLVPELQVREQLARGQLVELIADRPVDVPLYWHHWRNGGQLLGRLTEHLARSAAHWLVPLA comes from the coding sequence ATGTTCGACTACAAGTTGCTTTCAGCCCTGGCCGCCGTGGTCGAACAGGCCGGTTTCGAGCGAGCGGCGCAGGTGCTGGGCCTGTCCCAGTCGGCGGTGTCCCAGCGGATCAAGCTGCTCGAGGCGCGGGTCGGCCAGCCGGTGCTGGTGCGGGCCGCACCGCCGAGCCCGACCGAGATCGGCCGGCGCCTGCTCAACCATGTGCAGCAGGTGCGTCTGCTCGAGCGCGATCTGCAGGGCCAGGTCCCGGCACTGGATGAGGAGGGGCAGCCGGAACGCCTGCGCATCGCGCTGAACGCCGACAGCCTGGCGACCTGGTGGGCCCAGGCGGTCGGCGCGTTCTGTGTCGCCAACCACCTGTTGCTGGACCTGGTGGTGGAGGACCAGACCGTTGGCCTCAAGCGCATGCGCGCCGGTGAGGTGGCGGCCTGCCTCTGCGCCAGCGAACGGCCGGTGGCCGGTGCACGGAGTGTGCTGCTCGGGGCCATGCGTTACCGGGCGCTGGCGACCCCGGGCTTCATGGCTCGACATTTTCCGGGAGGCGTCGATGTCCATTCGCTGGCGCGGTCGCCGGGGCTGGTGTTCGGTCCGGACGATCTGCTGCAGCATCGCTACCTCGCCGCATTGGGCGTGGAGGGCGGTTTCGAGCATCATCTGTGTCCCTCGTCCGAAGGTTTCCTGCGCATGTGCGAAGCCGGCCTGGGCTGGGGCCTGGTGCCGGAGTTGCAGGTGCGCGAGCAGTTGGCCCGCGGGCAACTGGTGGAATTGATCGCGGATAGGCCGGTGGATGTGCCGCTGTACTGGCATCATTGGCGCAACGGAGGGCAACTGCTCGGGCGCCTGACCGAGCACCTGGCCCGCTCGGCTGCACACTGGCTGGTGCCTCTGGCGTGA
- a CDS encoding ATPase, translating into MRNDANDDFDDVPSLRADVGDDDDFPTTPAARERTRVASRSTPVVKVKGASTGPLWALVGALFFAFAGLAWWSFQQISLMEQQLVATQESFARISEEAAGRLQVISGKVASTESSANSDNEALKLQVRQLEGKLQEQDRQQQGVAGQQTGLEQRLQKMNAQTADLQTANSQLQAQLKSLGNDLAALKTAQSDSGKVDAELKSHAADIAALKKQGNPSAALERLEQDMIVLKSEQDNRQAAGGQGASTAEFDAFRGQVTRNINTLQSQIQNLQQQLNARP; encoded by the coding sequence ATGCGTAACGATGCCAACGACGATTTCGATGATGTCCCCAGCCTGCGTGCCGACGTGGGCGATGACGATGATTTTCCAACCACCCCGGCGGCCCGCGAGCGCACCCGTGTCGCCTCGCGCAGCACTCCGGTGGTCAAGGTCAAGGGGGCGAGCACCGGTCCCTTGTGGGCACTGGTGGGCGCGCTGTTCTTCGCCTTCGCCGGACTGGCCTGGTGGAGCTTCCAGCAAATCTCGCTGATGGAGCAGCAACTGGTGGCGACCCAGGAGAGCTTTGCGCGTATCAGCGAGGAAGCGGCGGGACGCCTGCAAGTGATCTCCGGCAAGGTCGCGTCCACCGAGTCGAGCGCCAACAGTGACAACGAGGCGCTGAAGCTGCAGGTTCGCCAGCTCGAGGGCAAGTTGCAGGAGCAGGATCGCCAGCAGCAGGGGGTAGCCGGTCAGCAGACCGGGCTGGAACAGCGCCTGCAAAAGATGAATGCACAGACCGCAGACCTGCAGACAGCCAACAGCCAGTTGCAGGCGCAGCTCAAGAGCCTGGGCAACGACCTGGCGGCACTGAAGACGGCCCAGTCGGACAGCGGCAAGGTCGATGCCGAGCTCAAAAGCCATGCCGCCGATATCGCCGCGTTGAAGAAACAGGGCAATCCGAGTGCGGCCCTGGAGCGCCTGGAGCAGGACATGATCGTGCTCAAGAGCGAGCAGGACAATCGCCAGGCCGCGGGTGGCCAGGGCGCCAGCACGGCAGAGTTCGATGCCTTCCGTGGCCAGGTCACGCGCAACATCAATACGCTGCAGAGCCAGATCCAGAACCTGCAGCAGCAGCTCAACGCGCGTCCCTGA